One window of Bos mutus isolate GX-2022 chromosome 29, NWIPB_WYAK_1.1, whole genome shotgun sequence genomic DNA carries:
- the JAM3 gene encoding junctional adhesion molecule C isoform X2, with product MALRRRPSLVLLLLLVRGCLIGAVNLKSSNRTPVVQEFESVELSCIITDSQTNDPRIEWKKIQDEQTTYVFFDNKIQGDLTDRAELLGKTSLKIWNVTRKDSALYRCEVVARNDRKEIDEIVIELTVQVKPVAPVCRVPRAVPVGKAATLSCQEGEGFPRPHYSWYRNDVPLPTDSRANPRFRNSSFVLNPETGTLVFSAVHKEDSGQYYCIASNDAGSSRCEEQDMEVYDLNIGGIIGGVLVVLTVLALITGGICCAYRRGYFISHDRSGESYKNPGKPDGVNYIRTDEEFNLN from the exons gCTGCTTGATCGGGGCTGTGAATCTCAAATCCAGCAACCGAACCCCAGTGGTTCAGGAATTTGAAA GTGTGGAACTATCTTGTATCATTACGGATTCACAGACAAATGACCCCAGGATTGAATGGAAGAAGATCCAAGATGAACAAACCACCTATGTGTTTTTCGACAACAAGATTCAGG GAGACCTGACCGACCGTGCAGAGCTGCTGGGGAAGACGTCTCTGAAGATCTGGAACGTGACGAGGAAAGACTCGGCCCTTTACCGCTGCGAGGTGGTTGCTCGGAATGACCGCAAGGAGATCGACGAGATCGTCATCGAGTTGACCGTGCAAG TGAAGCCGGTGGCCCCGGTGTGCAGGGTGCCAAGGGCCGTGCCTGTGGGCAAGGCGGCCACCCTGTCCTGCCAGGAGGGCGAGGGCTTCCCGCGGCCGCACTACAGCTGGTACCGCAATGACGTGCCACTGCCCACAGACTCCAGGGCCAACCCCCGCTTTCGAAACTCCTCTTTCGTCTTAAACCCTGAGACGGGCACTCTG GTGTTCAGCGCCGTCCACAAGGAGGACTCAGGCCAGTACTACTGCATCGCATCCAATGACGCGGGCTCGTCGCGCTGCGAGGAGCAGGACATGGAAGTGT ATGACCTCAACATCGGCGGCATCATTGGGGGGGTCCTAGTCGTGCTGACCGTCCTGGCCCTCATCACAGGGGGCATCTGCTGTGCCTATAGACGTGGCTACTTCATCAGCCATGACCGGAGCGGGGAAAG CTACAAGAACCCAGGGAAGCCAGATGGAGTTAACTACATCAGGACAGATGAGGAG ttcaactTAAACTAG
- the JAM3 gene encoding junctional adhesion molecule C isoform X1, translating into MALRRRPSLVLLLLLVRGCLIGAVNLKSSNRTPVVQEFESVELSCIITDSQTNDPRIEWKKIQDEQTTYVFFDNKIQGDLTDRAELLGKTSLKIWNVTRKDSALYRCEVVARNDRKEIDEIVIELTVQVKPVAPVCRVPRAVPVGKAATLSCQEGEGFPRPHYSWYRNDVPLPTDSRANPRFRNSSFVLNPETGTLVFSAVHKEDSGQYYCIASNDAGSSRCEEQDMEVYDLNIGGIIGGVLVVLTVLALITGGICCAYRRGYFISHDRSGESYKNPGKPDGVNYIRTDEEGDFRHKSSFVI; encoded by the exons gCTGCTTGATCGGGGCTGTGAATCTCAAATCCAGCAACCGAACCCCAGTGGTTCAGGAATTTGAAA GTGTGGAACTATCTTGTATCATTACGGATTCACAGACAAATGACCCCAGGATTGAATGGAAGAAGATCCAAGATGAACAAACCACCTATGTGTTTTTCGACAACAAGATTCAGG GAGACCTGACCGACCGTGCAGAGCTGCTGGGGAAGACGTCTCTGAAGATCTGGAACGTGACGAGGAAAGACTCGGCCCTTTACCGCTGCGAGGTGGTTGCTCGGAATGACCGCAAGGAGATCGACGAGATCGTCATCGAGTTGACCGTGCAAG TGAAGCCGGTGGCCCCGGTGTGCAGGGTGCCAAGGGCCGTGCCTGTGGGCAAGGCGGCCACCCTGTCCTGCCAGGAGGGCGAGGGCTTCCCGCGGCCGCACTACAGCTGGTACCGCAATGACGTGCCACTGCCCACAGACTCCAGGGCCAACCCCCGCTTTCGAAACTCCTCTTTCGTCTTAAACCCTGAGACGGGCACTCTG GTGTTCAGCGCCGTCCACAAGGAGGACTCAGGCCAGTACTACTGCATCGCATCCAATGACGCGGGCTCGTCGCGCTGCGAGGAGCAGGACATGGAAGTGT ATGACCTCAACATCGGCGGCATCATTGGGGGGGTCCTAGTCGTGCTGACCGTCCTGGCCCTCATCACAGGGGGCATCTGCTGTGCCTATAGACGTGGCTACTTCATCAGCCATGACCGGAGCGGGGAAAG CTACAAGAACCCAGGGAAGCCAGATGGAGTTAACTACATCAGGACAGATGAGGAG GGTGACTTCAGACACAAGTCCTCGTTCGTGATCTAG